From the Desulfovibrio sp. JY genome, one window contains:
- the dtd gene encoding D-tyrosyl-tRNA(Tyr) deacylase: protein MRLLLQRVRRASVTVAGEGVSAIGPGILALVGFGKADGSDFADGPVCRMMLEKVCDLRIFPDAAGKFDVSLRETGGELLLVSQFTLYAACRKGRRPSFSDAAPPEVARQLYDRLLVLAGEVLPGRVASGVFGADMDVSLVNWGPVTIPLDSATFGASRPLDGA from the coding sequence ATGCGTCTTTTGCTCCAGCGGGTGCGGCGGGCATCGGTGACGGTGGCCGGGGAGGGCGTGTCCGCCATCGGCCCGGGTATTTTGGCCTTGGTGGGATTTGGGAAAGCCGACGGCTCGGATTTTGCCGACGGCCCTGTGTGCCGGATGATGCTGGAGAAGGTTTGCGACCTGCGTATTTTTCCCGATGCCGCCGGCAAGTTCGATGTCAGCCTGCGCGAAACCGGCGGGGAGCTTTTGCTGGTGTCGCAGTTCACGCTCTACGCCGCCTGTCGCAAGGGCCGCCGGCCGTCCTTTTCCGACGCCGCCCCGCCGGAGGTGGCCAGGCAATTGTATGACCGCCTCCTCGTCCTGGCCGGGGAAGTGTTGCCCGGGCGGGTGGCTTCCGGCGTCTTCGGCGCGGACATGGACGTTTCCCTGGTCAACTGGGGGCCTGTGACCATTCCCCTCGACAGCGCGACCTTTGGGGCATCCCGGCCTCTTGACGGCGCTTGA
- a CDS encoding ATP-binding protein has protein sequence MKQPVIHKVFGAISHPGDSRRLAKDVVEYLAREHLADPEALHDLDIILTEACANVCRHAYGGAPGRVEVRLDVLPGEWVELEIVDWGKGFASDARFENPGPDSEGGRGLYIMRMLSTHCRVHKRDGENVVFIHKDIGTTRWKS, from the coding sequence TTGAAACAGCCGGTGATTCACAAGGTCTTTGGCGCCATCTCCCATCCTGGCGACAGCCGTCGGCTGGCCAAGGACGTGGTGGAGTATCTGGCCCGCGAGCATCTGGCCGATCCGGAGGCCCTGCACGACCTCGACATCATCCTGACCGAGGCCTGCGCCAATGTCTGCCGGCACGCCTACGGCGGTGCCCCGGGCCGGGTGGAAGTCCGGCTGGATGTGCTGCCGGGAGAGTGGGTGGAGCTTGAGATCGTGGATTGGGGCAAGGGATTTGCCTCGGACGCCCGCTTCGAGAATCCGGGACCGGATTCCGAGGGCGGCCGGGGCCTTTACATCATGCGCATGCTCTCGACGCACTGCCGGGTGCATAAGCGGGACGGCGAAAACGTGGTCTTCATCCATAAGGACATAGGGACGACGCGGTGGAAAAGCTGA
- a CDS encoding STAS domain-containing protein, with the protein MEKLTIMHVGNALMLRYVGEITLEITGDLKRSLDAELDGNSVATVVIDLSEVTFMDSSGIGFLVSVNTRMRSAGRSFYLYRLSRPVEKTLGLVQLLQFFQILADETALAAVCG; encoded by the coding sequence GTGGAAAAGCTGACCATCATGCATGTTGGAAACGCCTTGATGCTGCGCTACGTCGGCGAAATCACCCTGGAGATCACAGGGGACCTCAAGCGCAGCCTGGACGCGGAACTCGACGGGAACAGCGTGGCCACGGTCGTCATCGACCTTTCCGAAGTCACGTTCATGGACTCCTCCGGCATCGGCTTCCTGGTGTCGGTCAATACCCGGATGCGCAGCGCCGGACGGTCTTTCTACCTGTATCGGCTGAGCAGACCCGTTGAGAAGACCCTGGGTCTGGTCCAGTTGCTCCAGTTCTTCCAGATTCTCGCCGACGAAACCGCCCTGGCCGCCGTCTGCGGCTGA